The DNA region TGTTCTCCTGCTGTCCCTTGATATTGCACTTTCCatccatcttcatcatcttccaaatttgcaagacctattttaaaatcttttgtatTCTGTTCACTTGTCacaaagttagtttcatcaaaaataatgtgaacgaATTcttctacgcacattgttcttttgttgtaaactctgtaagctttaatGTGAGATGAATgaccaagaaatactgcttcatcacttctttcatcaaactttcctatatttcattttccattaacatgaacaaagcatttacatccaaacacacgaaaataggaaatatttggttttacacctttgagcaattcatagggtgtcatAGAAGTGATTGGTTTTATCAATActcgatttaaaatatagcatgtAGTATTAACAGCTttggcccaaaaatttctaggtagaccactagcaattaacatggttctagccatttcctctaatgttctattttttctttctaccacaccattttgttgtggtgttcttggtgctGAAAAATTATAACCTTTGTTAAAGTTTTGCGAAAGTCGGTTTTGTTAAAGTTTCCTTTGGTTTGCGATTTTCCAGAAtcccttgtctttcccttgcccttttcatttttccacatTGGGCAgtccttgatgaagtgctcggtacttccatatttgtggcattcaaggttggattttgttcttctttccttgttatttctttgattggAATACCTGCTGTTTCTGaagaactttttgaattttcgtaccagcaTGGCGGCCTCCTCCTCATCGCATTTTGATTCTTCTTGTTCTGCTGCTGCCAGGGCTAGTCCCTTGTttctggaactgtctgctgttcccagaTGCAATTCGTGTGTCATTAGGGAACCTGCCAGCTTTTCCAGGTTAAATTTAGTGAAATCTTTAGACTCTTGGATGGCAGTAACcttggctctccagcgttcatcttgagggaTGCTCCTTAGGATTTTTCTTACTTGCTCATCGGTGGGAATTAATCTTCCAAGTGAGACAAGTTCATTTGTGATGTTAGTGAAccttgtgaacatctcttggatgctttctcttggtTTCATAACAAACCGTTCATACTTAGACATCAACAAGTCTATCTTGAAACGATTTACTTCACTTGCTCCTTCGTGGATAACTGCCAGCAAGTCCAAAATTtgtttggcagttttgcaccCCATTATTCGATTATgttcgtttggtccaagaccacagtgaagtaacttgatggcAAGAGAGTTtatttccattttctgaaaatcttctttttcaaattcggttataggtttgggaatgATTTCGTTATTAGAGTTTGTAGtagttacctcaaagtctccaatttcgatgactctccaaacttgataattttccgctttggtgaagatctccatcctattcttccaataaATGTAgtattttccatcaaacatgggtggcctttgagtagagtacccttcttccattcgctcgttcatgaTAGACATCTTTAGGAACACCAGGATtttgccctcagggtttcctgatcaaatggaacagggctttgataccaattgtagactgaACTAGAGATGGGAAcggcaacaagagggggggtgaattgttgttttgatAAGTTTAAGAATTATaaccctgtttttgcggaattaaattaaagaaataaaacttaaacttaaagcaaaataatgaaagagacaacacgatttttacgtggaaaccttctaggcctaaatagaaggaaaaaaccacgaccccacgggatttctaaactattcactatgtttaaggaaacttgttacaattacattaaacaccttgcttcactcgaagcgcatcaagtAGGCCAACTTATCTTTctaattgcttcactcaaagcaccTCTCtcagcttcattaaaagctaacacttctctagcttcactagaagctatttaattctcccctagactcacccaagtttagttacaattactttctcaaaaacccttacacaaggataaaattctctaaaaataaaatcaataagttgcacaagaaaatattgtaagttaattgacaattttagaacaaaatatttcttgttgattttccaaaaataacatATGAAATTAAAAGCTCATACGTATGCATAAAAAGAGGAACAACCGAGTTCACCATTTATAGGATCAATTTTCCTAATAAAAAGGAGGTAACTAACCActattcccttatcccaaataaaaaggagaataatatggatcttAAAATCTAAAGACAAACCTATGATTAATAGCTTAAAATAGGTATACACTTTGACAAAATCAAGTCCACGATTTACCTAATAATAACTGTTATACCCTTATACCAACAATAGGCAAAGCAATTATTGTTCCattttactaataataacagtagttcccatatactaaaattagttgcggttcccttttccaataataaacACAGTTACCTTAAACTAATTTTAGACACGATTACACTTAGTTAATAATAGGGACGGTTacctatttactaatattagggacgATTACCTATTTACTGATATTATGGACGATTAcctagtcaagtgagatcttatatttatttttttttcataacaatatttttatgaattaatttactttaatgtttttaataaattaatataaatttattttttttattatgaagcttaatttttttgaataattgaatgattttttgaattttttttagaaagagTCAAAAATATTACGAATTTGACCTTATTTTAAAGATCTTGAAAAAATATTACCATacgtataattatttttttaaaaaatatttattcatGAAATTatccatttattaaataaaattaatttttagcaAATAGGAATATAAAGTAGATAAGTAGCAATGAAATGAATTTGCATGTCagtataattatgaaaatataattattttatagttgttaaataatcttgaaaaataattttgcaATATCAAAGtattattctcttttatttttgaaataatattgGAAATAATATTGGAGAATAATTatggtttataaatttagtCATATTTTGTTTTGCTACATCAAGaagttattttcatttatcaaGGTATATACTTTTGAAATAATACTTACCAAATCTTTTTATGCACTAAGAAACATATGGAGCCAtggagaaagaagaagtaaGTGTAATGCTAGTCATGTGTTATCAGCAAAAAAtacaaagattgaattatttagaaataattaatagtaaaaattattcttaatagatAGGCAATATGTGAGATTATTTAGCACAATtgctaataacaataattattattattagtactattattattgttataataataataataataataataataataataataataaataaaaaacattacttaaaaaaataatcaaaaccaTTAGAAAGCAGCCAAGTGGACACACTAAAAAATTAACTCGTAGGTCTATAAATAAACAACCCATAAGAGCATCAAATTCACTCTCAACATCTCATCGGTGCctctaaaatagaaaaattgagAGCTTTCCAGTTGTAGAATACCCTCATTTTTCTGGGATTTCCTTCCTTTTTTTCTCTGTTGTTGTTCTTTCCTTCAAATTATTCATTCTTTTATTGTAAACAAAATCAGATCCTAATTCTTTTAATCGACTCAATAGCAAAAATgtttattgaaaattttaaggTTGAAAGCCCAAATGTTACCTACACTGATGATGAAATTCATTCAGTTTATGACTATCAAACAACCGAATTGGTTCACGAGAACCGTAAAGGTTGTGGGTATCAATGGATCGTCAAACCCAAAACTGTCAAATATGAGTTTAAAACTGACACCCAGGTCCCTAAACTTGGGTATCTTTcttgtttttttccttttaattttttctcttttttataaaaaaattgtttaattaaatgaatttatGGTTTGTTTTTTCAGGGTGATGTTGGTAGGATGGGGTGGAAACAATGGATCTACCCTTACTGGCGGTGTCATTGCCAACCGCGAGTGAGTTTTCATTTCTTGCTCGTtttggttattattttaatttttcgtATGAGTTTCTTAAATGTGACATTCATATGTAAAATTTTCGGTATCTTGCATGTGATGTTGGGTTAGAGATTTGATTTTTgatgaattttgtttgattaaagaTTAATTTATGTGGATTTGGTAAAATTAGGAAATGGGTTTAAAATAATGGAGTTAAAATGGTACATGCAGGGGGATTTCATGGGCGACAAAGGACAAAGTCCAACAAGCCAACTATTTTGGATCCTTGACTCAGGCTTCCTCAATCCGTGTTGGTTCTTTCAATGGAGAAGAAATTTATGCTCCTTTCAAGAGCCTCATTCCCATGGTGTGCCTCTTCTCTACTCTTATACCTCTGTTCCATTATACTATCTGCATgtgactttttaatttttacacaaTCTAATgcattattttgatcatttatacgACGATTCAACCCAATTTCTTATATACATTAACCGCAACATAAAAAGAAAGTGGTGTCCTATAAAACAATATAGCAAAATTAAGAGAACAATTAAATACGACAAATGTAGCTAATTGAAGAGGACAACTGGTTAGGGtgtaaaaaacaatataaaacgGAGGGAAGTATGCTTCCTCTATTCCTAAATTTTACTCCAACTTTTCtgatttggtatatagtttccattattttagtttttgattgTAAAAATGAATGAGGCAAATATTCCGAGTCAactaaaatatttgaaatagaAGAGATTGTTTCTATGTAATTTAGAATGAGAGaataattgaaaattgataATTATTGTGGAAGatatccttaaaaaaaaaaaaaaagtttagtaGTAGTGGGTTTCTGCTTCTTAATGAAGAATCTTTAATTGTGGCCACTTTGGTTGGTGGCTGTTCTTGGGGCATATGCTTGGATGGTCAACATTGACGAACAGAGTTTTGTTCCTTATGCCACCAAGTTGTACAACTAGACTACATTCAATTTATTGTACACCTCTATATTTGGATTAACTTGGCCTTTGCAATTGAAGTAATTAGTGGGTTTGTTAACGATCATGACTATGCATGTTTCTTGATACTACTATGGTTCTTTCATTTCTCCTGAAATTCACTTTTGATTGTAGAAAATCTGAAATGAATGGAAAAAGAAAATCCATGTGGACGACAGTTGGAAATATTCTATCGGTTTATGTActcaatttcaatattttagGATTAAGGCTTTTGCAGCATTGgaccttattttattataaatggaACTTGTATATCCCTTCATGGTTTCATCATATAATGATATAAAACATTTATATGGTGAAAAGAACAAGCTTGTGTGTAACTTTGCAATTAGAAAAAACAATTTATCCTTTTGACTTTGATCGTTTCTTAGAGTAAATTGTACATTTAGTTAGTTGTATTGTTTGAAAGAAATGATTTTGTGTAAAATGAAATTGGTATGAATCAGGTGAATCCAGATGACATAGTGTTTGGAGGGTGGGATATAAGTGACATGAACTTGGCAGATGCAATGACCAGGGCTAAAGTGTTGGACATTGATTTGCAAAAGCAGCTGAGGCCCTACATGGAGCACATGATTCCCCTTCCTGGTATATATGACCCTGATTTTATTGCAGCTAATCAAGATTCTCGTGCCAATAACATCATTAAGGGCACTAAGAAGGAGCAAATTGAGCAAGTCATTAAGGACATGAGGTATATCTTTTGCTTTATTAATTactttcctttttgttttttaataataaaactaaactGTAGTTAATGAAGACATGATGGATCATCTTTGATCAATTAattacttgtattttttttaaggcAAGTTAGTATTTTTAGGTGAAAATTCTATTTGATTATTGATACGCTAATCATGTATGCGTATTGCGTAGCACTCTTAACTTGGGTATGGAATTTTACATAATTCAAATCAGACATTTAGACAAAAATTTACCGGAGCTTATATTCATATAATTTTGTTGAGGATTAGTCGTAAATTGCTGCTGTGCAATTGTGCTATAGTACTTGTGATTATGGTGCAAATGTAAGTATTTAAGAAATAACATACGTGCTATTGAAAACGTGAGCTTTTTATATTTACAATTTGCTAATTAAACTGAAGGGAGTTTAAGGAGAAGAACAAAGTGGACAAGGTAGTGGTGCTCTGGACCGCAAACACAGAGCGCTATAGTGATGTAGTGGTGGGGCTGAATGACACAATGGAGAACCTGATGGCAGCTGTTGAGAGGAACGAGTCTGAAATTTCACCATCGACTTTGTATGCGATTGCTTGTGCCCTCGAAAACGTGCCTTTCATCAATGGTAGTCCTCAGAACACATTTGTTCCCGGACTCATTGAACTCGCCATTAAGCACAACAGTTTGATTGGAGGAGATGACTTCAAGAGTGGTCAGACTAAGATGAAATCCGTTCTTGTTGACTTCCTTGTTGGTGCCGGTATCAAGGTATCATTCCATTACTTGTGTCAAGATTATTTGAAGTTAAGTAAATGATTGATTCTAAAATATACTGATTTAATGCTAATGTATTGGCAGCCAACTTCCATAGTAAGCTACAATCATTTGGGAAACAATGACGGCATGAACCTTTCAGCACCTCAGACCTTCAGATCTAAAGAGATATCAAAGAGTAATGTGGTTGATGACATGGTTGCTAGCAATGGTATCTTGTATGAGCCTGGTGAACACCCTGATCACGTTGTCGTTATCAAGGTATACTTTCGCCGGAAAGTGATTGTGATTATTCTATGCTTTTTTGCTTGATAAAAACGACTAACTTATTGCTTTGTGTACGGCATTGTGTAAATGAAGTATGTTCCATATGTGGGAGACAGTAAGAGAGCCATGGATGAGTACACATCCGAGATATTCATGGGTGGCAAGAGCACAATTGTGTTGCATAACACCTGCGAGGATTCTTTATTGGCTGCTCCAATCATCCTCGACTTAGTCCTCCTCGCTGAGCTTAGCTCTCGTATCCAACTCAAGGCTGAGACAGAGGTAGTTAGTTTTCCCTATCCCTCagtttaattaaattgtaaCTGTTGATGAACTAACTTGTGGTCAAAAATTTTTTAGGACAAGTTCCATTCTTTCCATCCAGTGGCAACTATTCTCAGCTACCTTACAAAAGCACCTCTGGTAAGTTCTCATCACTtttggtttattattttttcgtTGACACATGACAGTTATAAGTATGTAAAGTGTCAAATTTCATTGCAGTAATGTGTAGTACTGTGTATTGGAGTGGAGTGATATGTGGTAAATAAAAAAGGCCCACATCTACTCTTTTCCGGAAAATCATCACATGTAACATTTGAGAATCAATGATGCTACTTTTAACTCATTGCAGGCGTCTTATTAGTAGTGTGTACGTTTTAGTACACTtgtcttattttcctatttcgAAAATTGTTCGCCCACAAAATacgtttaattatttttttatccatcaacttacaatttcataaaatttgtaTGAAAAGTAAATGAAACACTTGCCCATGAATATGATTGTGTTTATAACTTGGTAGCTGACCCACAACTTCTGTATTTTAACACTGACCCACCAATAAGAAGCTGGGTTGCTGGCCGGGTACTTGAATCGAGTGCGTTGGGGCTCATCCCCAAGTGATTGTTTTAGGTGTCATATAGGTAGTATGATGTCCCCCAAAACAGTATATTCATCTTTGTTTTGCAGTTGATCACATTAATCAAGTTGTAAACATAAAATTCTGTACTGAACATTGGGATTTCGTCAATGTAACAGGTTCCCCCAGGCACTCCAGTGGTGAATGCACTCTCAAAGCAGAGGGCAATGTTAGAGAACATAATGAGGGCATGTGTAGGATTGGCTCCCGAGAACAACATGATCCTCGAGTACAAGTAGAGCGTGTGTAGGCACCATAGCAGCAGCCGCAACAATTTAAAGGCTGTGAGTATAAAAGAGATGTTGATCTGAAAGCTTAGAAACAGTGCATGTGTAGTTGCGAGTTCGTTTGTGACTGGAATGGCAACCCATTAACCGACTTTTAGCTGTTGCcaatttcattttcaattcttcatGTTTTCTTTATGTTTTTCAGGTTCataaacttttgtttttctggTGTTTGTAATGTATATTTGTTGGTGTAATTATCAAATTTTCATCTATCCCTGAACCGTTTTTGTACCTTGTTGGCTTCTCCTGTCTTAAAGGTTTTAATTGAAAAGTGGAATTAAAACTGACATTATTATGGTTATATGAATTTAGAAGTGTGATCAAATATTTAGATTCATCTGTTCTTGAATTCGAGCCACCATACCAAGACCCGTCTTCTCGTCCTCCATTTTAAGGGTCATGTCAAAGTTGCGATGAAGTCCATTTCAGGTGCCACCCAGAATTTTGTGGTATTGATGAAGAGTTTGCTTACATGAGGATGAAGGGGACACTTCCAAACTCCTCCACATTGCAATTCTGAAAAGTTTGAAGCACCCATGTGAAAATGAATCTAAATTGGCAATGTGTGGGGTTCATGAAGCCCAATACGCTGTAGCCTGTAAGGACCATTAGAAGTAGCAGAGGGGCAATCCAGATGAAGTGCAATTACGTCTCCCTAACATTCAACGAACCATATTCGCTCTTAACATAGGGAGTCATTGCCATTCAGACTACTAATGGGGACACTAATGGGGACACTGCACATCCTTTTAACGTCTACACAAAAGAACATATCTTCAACCAGATTCTTCTTTTATAATCAACATGAATGAGTTCAGACACTGTCACACTCTATCATTGCTGTGGTCTGTGTTGTGCCATCGCCTCCTACCCCAAACAGACTTCGTTCTCGATCCTCCATCACACACTACAAGGCCGTTCTTGACCATAAGCATGGTAGGACTTTGTCTAGGGTCCAGAGTTAGAAAGGAccctaaaatttgaaaatgctAGTTAATGAAGTAGACACTTataaatttgcaatttatgaGTAGTTCtttatcatttaagaattatatgACACGTCTACATTTTCAATGCTAATAATAATATGAGGTTcgtatttgttatttttccaaACACCCGTTTAACTTCAGATTCGACCATATATAGAGAAGACCCGTTTCTTTCAGATTGACTAAGGCCCGTATAATGCCAAGAGTTGCCTTGCACACTATTTAATTTGCAATATTACATTTTAGTTGGTTCTATAATaattctttcatttttattgttgaCCATAACTCACACTCTGTTCATAATTTACATTCACATATTTAACATATcttattcatatttatatattgcTCCCACTTATTCATAATGTAAGTTACCTAACCCTTTAAAAAGCATCCATTTTTAAGAGTGATATTATACTCCCATGTCTTAATGAGATTGAATCAAAGTGAAAAAGAGTGCTTTTgaggaaattataaaaaattgtagaaaaataaagaaagaaaataaattatacttctATGAATGATATAATAAGAGATTTTACATTAAATTCGATAGAGAATAAATTATATGAAGATATTAAAAACTCGCCGTCTTGCtgattttataaatatacaaatttttatttttattttaaacaaagATACAATACTACAAATGCTAACACTCGAAGTTCATAGTTTATTTACTTTGATTGTTCAATAGTGTGGACATTTAAAGTaataatttcaatgctttatgtAATCTAGCTACACTGTTAAGTGCCTCGACTTTTGAgagtatttttctttatttagagCATTTTGAATAGTGCATTGtatcattttaaaattcatttttaaatatcgGTCATTAATCTGTGGGTCTCACTTATTAATAAAAAGGGCAAAtagcaaaaatacaaaaaatacaGTCCAAAGAGAGCGTTTTGAAATTTATAAGCATAATTGATATGCTATCAGTCCAAATTCATCCATAAGCACCTCCGATTCAAAATGATAGGCACATAGCTTCTGGGCAGACATGTAGCATACTGGCGTGCCTTATTTAATGCAAGTCCCAGAGAGTTGAGGCTATGTGCATGATTTCTTCCACGTGCTCGTATTAAGACCGCAGAAGCCTGAGGACCTGTGGCCCGCCAAAACAAAcctttttttctaaaaacaatttcaaaataaatttcttaaaatGAACATCTATAATCCGAGTATAAGGTTAGAATTTGTTTTCTGTTATCTACAACAAATAAGGGAAAAATAAGTTGCTACGAAATTGTTAACTGTTAATAATAACGAACAAGAAAATCATGTTAATTTTTTGCCCCTTTTGACATTATGATATTGTCTTTCTTTATTTGCAGTTAGTAACAACGGTTAAAatcatgttaattttttttcacttgCTTGATGTTAGCAACAGTGAGCAAACCTAACTTTAGGCTCTGACACAAAAACacctattttaaaaattattttaagaatttaaatttctcaaaccttattttagaaaatattttcaaatacaggtttgttttattatttttcaggtTGGAGAGATTAGTATTTGGACCATGGTCCATCGTCTATGTCTACATTTCTActacacaaatttttatttgagaCCATTTTAAGTAAAGACGACTTTATAAAGCTTAGCTCAAATATATTtatgttaaataaaaaaaaaaacactaatgCGCGCGATTAACAAGAAcgtgaaaagtcaaaaaatatatttagggttataaccACATTTAGTTGGgcttataacataatatatttgacattaaccagcatatatttgatggttataacataatttttttgtggttataacacaatatatttgaagttataacaatatatatatatatatatatatatatatatatatatatatatatatatatatatatatatatatatatatatatatatatttgatgttataacataatatatatggagttataacaacatatatttatggttataacataatatatttgggttataatataatatattgagaattgtaacaatatatataagatttaaatacacacacacatatatacatatatatatatgtatatatatatatatatatatatatatatatatatatatatatatatatatatatatatatatatatatacatatatatacatatatatatacatatatatatacatatatatatatatatatacatatatatatatatatatatatatatatatatatatatatatatatgtatatatatatatatatatatatatatatatatatatatatatatatatatatatatacatataaatatatacatataaatatatatatatatatatatatatatatatatatatatatatatatgtatatatacatataaatatatatatatatatatatatatatatatatgtatatatacatataaatatatatatatatacatatatatatatatatatatatatatatatatatatatatatatatatatatatgtatatatacatataaatatatatatatatatatatatatatatatgtgtgtgtgtgtgtgtgtgtatatatatatatatatatatatatatatatatatatatatatatatatatgtgtgtgtgtatatatatat from Amaranthus tricolor cultivar Red isolate AtriRed21 chromosome 3, ASM2621246v1, whole genome shotgun sequence includes:
- the LOC130807626 gene encoding inositol-3-phosphate synthase produces the protein MFIENFKVESPNVTYTDDEIHSVYDYQTTELVHENRKGCGYQWIVKPKTVKYEFKTDTQVPKLGVMLVGWGGNNGSTLTGGVIANREGISWATKDKVQQANYFGSLTQASSIRVGSFNGEEIYAPFKSLIPMVNPDDIVFGGWDISDMNLADAMTRAKVLDIDLQKQLRPYMEHMIPLPGIYDPDFIAANQDSRANNIIKGTKKEQIEQVIKDMREFKEKNKVDKVVVLWTANTERYSDVVVGLNDTMENLMAAVERNESEISPSTLYAIACALENVPFINGSPQNTFVPGLIELAIKHNSLIGGDDFKSGQTKMKSVLVDFLVGAGIKPTSIVSYNHLGNNDGMNLSAPQTFRSKEISKSNVVDDMVASNGILYEPGEHPDHVVVIKYVPYVGDSKRAMDEYTSEIFMGGKSTIVLHNTCEDSLLAAPIILDLVLLAELSSRIQLKAETEDKFHSFHPVATILSYLTKAPLVPPGTPVVNALSKQRAMLENIMRACVGLAPENNMILEYK